One window of the Pseudomonadota bacterium genome contains the following:
- a CDS encoding GrpB family protein — protein sequence MNIVKFIKTPDIADQINILFESEKKRLLEFIPSVDIQHIGGTSIPDSISKGDLDINVRVKKEDFNETVKRLKNIYEVNQPENWTNGFASFKDDLRDLGVQVTTIGGSEDYFITQRDYLRNHPNVLEELNILKQKFEGKDMDEYRHEKSRFFDNLNSEIALKER from the coding sequence ATGAATATCGTTAAATTTATAAAAACCCCAGATATTGCTGATCAAATAAACATTCTCTTTGAATCAGAAAAAAAGAGGCTATTGGAGTTTATTCCAAGCGTAGACATTCAGCACATTGGAGGCACCTCGATACCAGATTCTATTTCTAAAGGAGACTTAGACATCAATGTTCGTGTAAAGAAAGAAGATTTTAACGAAACTGTCAAAAGACTCAAGAATATTTATGAGGTTAATCAGCCAGAAAATTGGACTAATGGATTCGCAAGTTTTAAAGATGATTTAAGAGATCTTGGTGTGCAAGTAACAACTATTGGTGGTTCAGAAGATTATTTTATTACTCAAAGAGATTACCTTAGAAACCATCCGAATGTCTTAGAAGAGTTGAACATTTTAAAACAAAAATTTGAAGGAAAAGACATGGATGAATACAGACATGAAAAATCACGTTTTTTTGATAATTTGAATTCTGAGATAGCGCTCAAGGAGCGTTGA
- a CDS encoding ATP-binding cassette domain-containing protein codes for MTHIDRTVIRRFISLATPFFRSEMRWKATGLVALLLGLSLTTNGIGVIMSYIGRDFMTALQTKNTDLFYWKLLHYIGAFIITTPIIVYYSYMEQRLGLLWRRWLSHRFLARYFSERAYYKLNILGDIDNPDQRIEGDVRSFCAQSLMFCLILFNSTVQIFLYVYVLWSISWLLFVAALGYSIVGSIVTYYLGRPLIVLNFAQLKKEADYRYKLINVRDSAESIAFYGREPREFIRTRQRLKEALNNLLEVIKWNRNLQFFTTGYNYILIILPTVLVAPLFFNGQIEFGAVIQAAAAFGVVINALSIVVIHFGNLSVFAAVINRLGSFSEALDQASAPVSVGERIKITTGSALEFKSVTIWTPRREQALVTNLTFSFSSSSLLLYGPSGSGKSSIMRVIAGLWDAGRGQVIRPDLRDALFLPQRPYMVLGSLRSQLTYGLRRRSVLDKDLIAVLKKVRLGEMFDRVGGLDATLDWPNVLGTGEQQRLAFARMLLVKPRIVFLDEATTAMDREIEEELYSLLPSVVERYVSTGSPTDLKGCHEHILELHGDGTWRYE; via the coding sequence ATGACGCATATTGATCGCACCGTTATTCGCAGGTTCATCTCACTAGCAACTCCATTTTTTCGCTCCGAGATGCGCTGGAAGGCGACCGGCCTTGTTGCTCTGCTGCTGGGGCTCTCGCTCACCACAAACGGTATCGGCGTGATCATGAGTTATATCGGTCGTGATTTCATGACCGCGCTTCAGACCAAGAATACAGATCTATTTTACTGGAAGTTGCTGCACTATATCGGGGCCTTTATTATTACAACGCCGATCATCGTGTACTATTCATACATGGAGCAGCGGTTGGGCCTCTTGTGGCGTCGTTGGTTAAGCCACCGCTTTCTGGCGCGATACTTCTCAGAACGCGCCTACTATAAGCTTAACATACTGGGTGATATCGATAATCCTGACCAACGTATCGAGGGGGATGTGCGCTCCTTCTGCGCGCAGAGCCTTATGTTCTGCTTAATCCTTTTCAACTCAACCGTCCAAATCTTTCTCTACGTATACGTGCTCTGGTCGATCTCATGGCTACTCTTTGTTGCGGCGCTCGGCTATTCGATAGTCGGCTCTATAGTAACGTACTACCTTGGGCGACCGTTGATAGTGCTCAATTTTGCCCAACTTAAGAAAGAGGCCGACTACCGCTATAAACTAATCAATGTCAGGGATAGCGCGGAATCGATCGCCTTCTATGGTCGCGAGCCGCGTGAGTTCATACGAACCCGTCAGCGCCTCAAAGAGGCTCTTAACAACCTCCTGGAGGTCATCAAATGGAACCGGAATCTGCAGTTTTTTACCACCGGATATAACTATATCCTAATCATTCTGCCGACCGTGTTAGTTGCGCCCCTTTTCTTTAACGGGCAGATCGAATTCGGCGCGGTCATTCAAGCTGCCGCTGCTTTTGGTGTCGTCATCAATGCGCTCTCTATCGTTGTTATTCACTTCGGCAACCTAAGTGTCTTCGCCGCCGTTATTAACCGTCTAGGCTCATTCTCAGAGGCCCTCGACCAGGCCAGCGCCCCCGTATCAGTGGGAGAGCGGATTAAGATTACAACCGGCTCTGCGCTTGAGTTCAAGTCTGTTACGATCTGGACACCACGTCGTGAGCAAGCACTAGTTACTAACCTAACCTTTTCATTCTCTAGCTCTTCGTTGTTACTCTATGGTCCGAGCGGTAGTGGAAAGAGCTCCATTATGCGCGTTATCGCGGGCCTCTGGGATGCCGGCAGGGGGCAGGTCATTCGTCCAGACCTACGCGATGCTCTCTTTCTGCCACAACGCCCATACATGGTGCTTGGATCTCTACGCTCCCAACTTACATACGGCCTTAGAAGACGATCCGTTCTAGATAAAGATCTGATCGCCGTACTCAAGAAGGTTCGGCTCGGAGAGATGTTCGATCGTGTCGGTGGCCTCGATGCCACCCTTGATTGGCCAAACGTACTTGGAACTGGGGAGCAACAACGTCTAGCATTCGCACGGATGTTACTTGTCAAGCCACGCATCGTTTTTCTAGACGAAGCTACTACGGCGATGGATCGTGAGATCGAAGAGGAGCTATATAGCCTTCTGCCAAGCGTAGTTGAACGCTACGTCAGCACCGGTAGCCCAACAGATCTTAAGGGGTGCCATGAACATATACTCGAATTGCATGGGGATGGAACATGGCGTTACGAATAA